From a region of the Sporosarcina ureilytica genome:
- a CDS encoding VanW family protein, protein MQHKYIVSSVIGVLIVFLFYQSIFSFSTASAQNDNANSTIAGINITVDKELDIQALLASEIQQWKEQPLIVQGQSAIVEVPTQYIQFDITETVGKYMQAIKNPWYKPWAKVPGVHIPLDVTLSDELKTAFINAPLFNVDETIEAIREHASELKTTPVVAEEISFSKDMMKRVSFEIQEIHGNSAKLSSLATELNETTIMAGETFSFLNTFNDDLILRDEESVNFFASVLYSVVLQAYTSIQERHSQHNIPNYLQPGIEVEVSERLQRDFAFENEGQSPMIFVASVENGRLLIELYALENNLDISYSVKKIEVKPRTIYRLSPDLQVGEEKVLQNGSSGYRVAVYKKIADQASYEAEQQISRDFYPPQHRIVLVSSKEELEDTAEIENEEQGSNIEANKDSNHNTIDDKQDKDNDGVKDSTSNKEVKYDKGGNIITDQEE, encoded by the coding sequence ATGCAACATAAATATATAGTTTCAAGCGTTATAGGCGTACTCATTGTCTTTCTTTTCTATCAATCTATCTTTTCTTTTTCAACAGCATCGGCTCAAAATGATAACGCCAATTCAACAATTGCTGGCATCAACATTACCGTAGATAAAGAATTAGATATTCAAGCTCTACTAGCCTCAGAGATTCAGCAATGGAAAGAGCAGCCGCTAATCGTTCAAGGTCAATCGGCAATTGTAGAAGTTCCGACTCAATACATACAATTTGATATTACTGAAACAGTTGGCAAGTATATGCAAGCGATCAAAAATCCGTGGTATAAGCCGTGGGCGAAAGTACCAGGTGTTCATATTCCACTTGATGTCACATTATCTGATGAGTTGAAAACAGCATTTATCAATGCACCTTTATTCAATGTTGATGAGACTATAGAAGCGATTCGAGAACATGCAAGTGAATTGAAAACGACGCCCGTAGTTGCAGAAGAAATTTCATTTTCAAAAGATATGATGAAAAGAGTGTCATTTGAAATTCAAGAAATTCATGGGAATAGTGCAAAGCTTTCTTCACTAGCTACAGAGCTGAATGAAACGACAATAATGGCTGGCGAAACGTTTTCATTCTTAAATACATTTAACGACGATTTAATCCTCCGTGATGAAGAGTCGGTTAATTTTTTTGCTTCAGTTTTGTACAGTGTTGTTTTACAAGCTTATACATCAATTCAAGAAAGGCATTCCCAACATAACATCCCGAACTATTTACAACCCGGCATCGAGGTTGAAGTTAGTGAGAGATTACAAAGGGATTTTGCATTTGAAAATGAAGGGCAATCACCGATGATATTCGTAGCTTCCGTTGAAAATGGCCGATTACTCATTGAGCTTTACGCTTTGGAAAACAATTTGGATATCTCTTATTCTGTTAAAAAAATAGAAGTAAAACCTCGAACGATTTATCGTTTATCTCCAGATCTGCAAGTTGGCGAGGAAAAAGTACTTCAAAACGGTTCAAGTGGATATCGTGTAGCGGTATATAAAAAAATAGCAGATCAGGCGAGTTATGAAGCAGAACAGCAAATTAGCCGGGATTTTTATCCACCGCAACATAGAATTGTATTGGTTTCATCAAAAGAGGAGCTAGAAGACACTGCCGAAATAGAAAATGAAGAGCAAGGAAGCAATATAGAGGCGAATAAAGATAGTAATCATAACACAATAGATGATAAACAGGATAAAGATAATGATGGAGTTAAGGATTCTACTTCAAATAAAGAAGTAAAATATGATAAAGGCGGCAATATCATTACCGACCAAGAAGAATAG
- the pilM gene encoding type IV pilus biogenesis protein PilM, protein MFTFKKKKRTVSIELTDFYIRALSFTEGDLLESLLFEHPLPADLVEEEVVQDEMAFYELIKTLVKEWSIAKHELRFFVPDHAILMRTIEHPGKLSTEAIKEFVEMELGSTIHLPFEQPLIDVYDPNPNDQAATLFAAPSEDVVQLMRLYEDVQLEPAILDIRALCNIRFLQEIRLFGNDKTYLIAEWSVNAVSVCIYSGGNVDFLRYQPLETQNRDWRYLTTESGEHTYVYEGDIRDYHMPLTDQTMELERILNFYQFSLHKGEKAVDELIMMGDNPEMDFIIEQITSMLDLPIQVVNDEMMRQHFPAFKAEHAALIGLSLRGDSLHGA, encoded by the coding sequence ATGTTTACCTTCAAAAAGAAAAAACGTACTGTCTCTATTGAACTGACAGACTTTTACATACGTGCCCTCAGTTTTACAGAAGGGGATTTATTAGAATCATTATTATTTGAACATCCGTTGCCCGCTGACCTTGTTGAGGAGGAGGTTGTTCAAGATGAGATGGCGTTTTATGAATTGATTAAAACGCTTGTAAAAGAGTGGAGTATTGCGAAACATGAGCTTCGCTTTTTTGTGCCGGACCATGCTATCTTGATGCGGACGATTGAGCATCCCGGGAAACTTAGTACGGAAGCGATTAAAGAGTTTGTAGAAATGGAACTCGGGTCAACGATTCATTTGCCTTTTGAGCAACCGCTCATCGATGTGTACGACCCTAACCCAAATGATCAAGCGGCTACGCTATTTGCAGCGCCTTCTGAAGATGTGGTGCAATTAATGCGCTTATATGAGGATGTTCAGTTAGAGCCTGCCATATTAGACATACGCGCGTTATGTAATATTCGATTTTTACAAGAAATTCGATTGTTTGGAAATGATAAAACGTATTTAATTGCGGAATGGTCTGTGAACGCCGTATCTGTTTGTATTTATTCAGGTGGGAATGTTGATTTTCTTCGTTACCAGCCACTGGAAACGCAAAATCGAGATTGGCGTTATTTGACGACGGAATCGGGCGAGCATACATATGTTTACGAAGGAGATATCAGAGATTATCATATGCCATTGACAGATCAGACGATGGAATTGGAGCGGATTCTCAACTTCTATCAGTTTTCTTTACATAAAGGTGAAAAAGCGGTCGATGAACTGATTATGATGGGAGATAATCCAGAAATGGATTTTATTATAGAACAAATTACGTCAATGCTAGACCTCCCAATTCAAGTTGTAAACGATGAAATGATGCGGCAACATTTTCCGGCGTTCAAGGCAGAGCATGCAGCGTTAATCGGTTTATCGCTGAGAGGAGACAGTTTGCATGGTGCCTGA
- a CDS encoding sensor domain-containing diguanylate cyclase, with translation MTISKEKQMITFIVWLLVFPLVFYSAYVYFPIGRPDWTNIILLFIMLFLTMLLPIRFKNVSISLERWVTFTIFFQYGVFTEFIFIQLAMLILLFSEKTSLPLTHKFFVNAAIFGITSIVSGFVFYVTGGTMESLHFGHILFYGLLYASTYSLVNNILLKIYFAWHQRSYSLLSKGAIWDYISTLIMVPFSISLYFLHEYLGNKSLILVGIPFLIVLITIKMYNTSNRLHHQLAHAGKIGHELADRLLFDEVLQTFIEKLKNVIPFDHAYVVDLRSERTLIPLMGMESGAITKNVQGISFLHEKSVDDGLDMYKTKIYFNENEIKTLKNIHFKNNASSVMTTPIIRDHATEGFLVLTAERKNVFQTSDIQIIDILTGYFAISLEKARYFENTLNKSEKCGLTKLHNYRYLDRKLNEVVNDFHLNKIEKVSVIVMDIDHFKSVNDTYGHESGNELLVKLAKRLASYQNENDILARYGGEEFVFVLPNRSKEKAVAFAEKIRTEVERTKFQVIPDLSINKEPVNVNITLSLGVASIPGDARTAKKVMRNADRALYIGGKQAGRNKVGVFEKQDNTNHEETQTLPNV, from the coding sequence ATGACGATATCTAAAGAAAAGCAGATGATTACATTTATCGTTTGGTTACTCGTCTTTCCTCTCGTTTTTTATAGCGCTTATGTGTATTTCCCTATAGGTCGCCCTGATTGGACGAATATTATCCTGTTATTTATCATGCTATTTTTAACGATGTTATTACCGATACGATTTAAAAACGTATCGATTTCTTTAGAGAGATGGGTTACGTTTACAATCTTTTTTCAATACGGCGTGTTTACAGAGTTTATTTTCATCCAATTGGCGATGCTGATTTTATTATTTAGTGAAAAAACCTCCTTACCGTTAACTCATAAATTTTTTGTTAACGCTGCGATTTTTGGAATTACTTCAATAGTGAGTGGATTTGTTTTTTATGTTACCGGAGGGACAATGGAATCACTCCATTTTGGGCATATTCTTTTTTACGGACTTTTATATGCGAGTACTTATTCATTGGTGAATAATATTTTACTTAAAATTTATTTTGCTTGGCATCAACGCAGCTATTCACTACTTTCTAAAGGGGCAATATGGGACTATATTTCAACACTCATTATGGTGCCGTTCAGTATTTCCCTCTACTTTTTACATGAATATCTTGGCAATAAATCATTAATTCTTGTTGGAATACCTTTCTTGATTGTTTTAATAACGATTAAAATGTATAACACTTCAAATCGTTTACATCACCAACTTGCTCACGCAGGGAAAATCGGGCATGAACTCGCAGACAGACTGCTTTTTGATGAAGTACTTCAAACATTTATCGAAAAACTGAAGAATGTCATTCCTTTCGATCATGCATATGTCGTTGATTTAAGAAGTGAGCGCACACTTATTCCTTTAATGGGGATGGAATCGGGCGCTATTACCAAAAACGTTCAAGGAATTTCTTTTCTGCATGAAAAGTCGGTTGATGATGGGCTGGATATGTATAAAACTAAAATTTATTTTAATGAAAATGAAATTAAGACTTTAAAAAATATACATTTCAAAAATAATGCAAGTTCGGTGATGACAACACCGATAATTCGTGATCATGCAACAGAGGGCTTTTTGGTTTTGACTGCAGAACGAAAAAATGTCTTCCAAACATCTGATATACAAATTATTGATATTTTGACAGGGTATTTTGCCATATCGCTTGAAAAGGCAAGGTATTTCGAAAACACGCTCAATAAAAGTGAAAAGTGCGGTTTAACAAAGCTTCATAATTATCGTTATTTAGATAGAAAATTGAATGAAGTTGTCAATGATTTTCACTTGAATAAAATAGAAAAAGTTTCAGTTATTGTTATGGATATTGATCATTTCAAGTCCGTAAATGATACGTACGGACATGAAAGTGGCAATGAACTATTAGTGAAACTAGCTAAGCGCTTAGCAAGCTATCAAAACGAAAATGATATTTTAGCGAGATATGGCGGGGAAGAGTTTGTATTTGTTTTACCAAACAGGTCCAAGGAAAAGGCGGTAGCTTTTGCGGAGAAGATACGAACTGAAGTGGAAAGAACGAAATTTCAAGTCATTCCTGATTTATCAATAAATAAGGAGCCAGTCAATGTAAACATTACACTCAGTTTAGGTGTTGCTTCTATTCCGGGTGACGCGCGTACAGCAAAGAAAGTAATGAGAAATGCGGATCGTGCACTTTATATCGGGGGAAAGCAAGCAGGTCGAAACAAAGTCGGTGTATTTGAAAAACAAGATAATACGAATCATGAAGAAACACAAACATTACCAAACGTATAA
- a CDS encoding PilN domain-containing protein → MVPDINLLPKRERQSASVKWLFIAIAVIFCAFLLFLLYRSITLSSQLTGLKSEQQSLEIEKETLLEKLSVIDDKEAFDLETAVEFVERVSYPVSPLIIEINKGLDEDAYLREYAFTETAVQLRVDFETMPEVVSYVDYLSRSNFFEDVFVNEMTAFDPVNEEDKSQFNVVDRFANSFELPIRLQYLRADGD, encoded by the coding sequence ATGGTGCCTGATATTAACTTACTGCCTAAAAGAGAACGGCAATCAGCGAGTGTGAAATGGCTATTCATCGCAATAGCTGTTATTTTTTGTGCGTTTCTACTATTCTTGCTCTATCGTTCGATCACATTATCCAGTCAATTAACAGGACTTAAGAGCGAGCAACAATCACTAGAAATAGAAAAAGAGACCTTACTGGAGAAATTAAGTGTAATCGATGACAAAGAGGCGTTCGATTTGGAGACAGCTGTGGAGTTTGTTGAGCGCGTTTCTTATCCAGTGTCGCCGCTCATCATTGAAATTAATAAAGGCTTAGACGAAGATGCGTATTTACGTGAATATGCCTTTACAGAAACCGCGGTTCAGCTCCGAGTCGATTTTGAAACGATGCCGGAAGTCGTTTCCTATGTCGATTATTTATCGAGAAGTAACTTCTTTGAAGATGTTTTTGTAAATGAAATGACCGCGTTTGACCCAGTTAACGAGGAGGACAAGTCTCAATTTAACGTTGTGGATCGGTTTGCGAATTCTTTTGAACTTCCGATTCGATTACAGTATTTACGAGCGGATGGTGATTAA
- a CDS encoding type IV pilus twitching motility protein PilT translates to MLNEMTNLFKNAYEKSASDLHLSFGIPAVYRIDGTLQSLDDKTYTSEQLKEMVEGIIPENKKEDFQEKGEVDFNFSLKDLCRFRVNAFHQRGEVSIAARLVSSSIPTIGALSMPNILYDLAEKPQGLILVTGPTGSGKSTTLAAMIDYVNKRYAKHIITLEDPIEYTHTHHKSIVNQREVGADTQSFANGLRAALRQDPDIILVGEMRDLETISTAITAAETGHLVLATLHTSSAITTIDRIIDVFPPHQQSQVRIQLANVLQGVISQRLFVRKDGRGRIAATEVLVQVPAVANLIRSEKVHQIQNIMQTSRRVGMHTLETSIQQLIAADIIRHEDAAPYLVQGEF, encoded by the coding sequence ATGTTAAACGAGATGACCAATTTATTCAAAAATGCGTATGAAAAGAGCGCCTCTGATTTACACTTATCATTTGGAATCCCGGCAGTTTATCGAATTGACGGGACATTACAGTCTTTAGACGATAAAACATATACGTCTGAACAGCTTAAAGAAATGGTTGAAGGCATTATTCCGGAAAATAAAAAGGAAGATTTCCAAGAAAAAGGGGAGGTCGACTTTAACTTTTCATTGAAAGACCTTTGCCGGTTTCGTGTGAATGCATTTCATCAAAGAGGGGAAGTTTCCATTGCAGCTAGACTTGTATCTAGTTCAATCCCAACCATTGGAGCGTTAAGCATGCCGAACATTTTATATGATTTAGCTGAAAAACCACAAGGATTAATTTTAGTGACAGGGCCAACTGGTTCAGGAAAATCAACGACGTTAGCGGCCATGATTGACTATGTGAATAAGCGTTATGCAAAACATATTATTACGCTTGAAGACCCCATTGAATATACACATACACATCATAAATCGATCGTTAACCAACGTGAAGTCGGGGCAGATACGCAAAGTTTTGCGAATGGCCTGCGGGCGGCTTTACGACAAGATCCCGATATCATATTGGTTGGAGAAATGCGTGATCTTGAGACGATTTCAACTGCGATTACTGCAGCGGAGACGGGACATTTAGTGCTCGCAACACTTCATACGAGCAGCGCAATCACTACAATTGACCGAATCATTGACGTTTTTCCACCGCATCAGCAAAGTCAAGTTCGTATCCAACTTGCAAATGTGTTGCAAGGGGTTATTTCCCAGCGTTTATTCGTACGGAAAGACGGACGCGGTCGGATTGCGGCGACAGAAGTATTAGTTCAAGTGCCTGCAGTTGCGAATTTAATACGCTCAGAAAAAGTGCATCAAATTCAAAACATTATGCAGACTAGCAGAAGGGTAGGCATGCATACGCTTGAAACGTCTATTCAGCAGTTAATTGCTGCCGATATCATTCGTCATGAAGACGCTGCGCCTTATCTTGTGCAAGGTGAGTTTTAA
- a CDS encoding Maf family nucleotide pyrophosphatase, giving the protein MKFIANQPIILASESPRRKELLQELGIPFQAMKSNVIENVESTPSSVHKYVTALAIEKTKAIAEYHTEKTVIGADTIVSFDGKVFPKPKDKEQAKQFLQTLSGQTHLVITAVAVMHAGEIHSFSSETKVTFYELDDAMIDAYIETGDCSDKAGAYGIQSGGLLFVKAINGDYYSVMGLPVAQLSRVLQNIGAITLKGSVRDE; this is encoded by the coding sequence ATGAAATTTATAGCAAATCAACCGATTATTTTAGCTTCAGAATCACCGAGGCGGAAAGAATTATTGCAGGAATTGGGGATTCCTTTTCAAGCAATGAAAAGTAATGTTATAGAAAATGTAGAATCTACCCCATCTAGTGTCCACAAGTACGTGACAGCATTAGCGATTGAAAAAACGAAAGCGATTGCGGAATATCATACAGAAAAGACGGTCATTGGGGCAGATACGATTGTTAGTTTTGATGGAAAGGTTTTTCCTAAGCCGAAAGATAAAGAACAAGCCAAACAGTTCTTACAAACGCTATCTGGACAAACCCACTTAGTTATTACAGCAGTTGCGGTTATGCATGCGGGAGAAATTCATTCCTTTTCTTCGGAGACGAAAGTTACGTTTTATGAGCTAGATGATGCTATGATAGATGCTTACATTGAAACAGGTGATTGTTCTGATAAAGCAGGTGCTTACGGGATTCAATCAGGCGGCTTATTATTTGTTAAAGCAATAAATGGAGATTATTATTCAGTTATGGGACTTCCCGTCGCACAACTTTCACGAGTACTACAAAACATCGGCGCCATCACACTTAAAGGGAGTGTGAGGGACGAATGA
- a CDS encoding GspE/PulE family protein translates to MPVQHRKRLGDLLVESNVIQPEQLEEALKNKSREEKLGDYLIEQQLITEQQLIEVLEFQLGIPHVNLNQYSIDTELIQLVPKELAKRANLMPIRRDRNRLLIAMADPMDYFAIEELRMATGCQIETSIAAKDDIFRTITKYYDLQESMEEALDDLLPTNLDDENQITDEDSPIVRLVNQIIANAVAERASDIHFDPQETELKVRYRVDGVLRDERSLPKNMQNIITARVKIMGNLNITENRIPQDGRINSVVNFKPIDIRLSTLPTIYGEKIVMRVLDLSTALNDIQMLGFTAENLKKFQTMLKKPNGIVLITGPTGSGKSSTLYAALNHLNNETINIITVEDPVEYQLPGVNQIQVREEIGMTFATGLRSILRQDPDVIMIGEIRDAETAEIAIRSSLTGHLVLSTLHTNSAIESISRLTDMGVEPFLLSPSLVGAIAQRLVRRVCRDCSEKRVPTDYERQVFAQFGRTIAEVTRGRGCPSCNQTGYRGRIAIHEILVIDDSIKEHILLKSGPMEIRKEAREKGFQTLVEDGLLKVEAGLTTIEEVLRVATSE, encoded by the coding sequence TTGCCAGTCCAGCACCGTAAAAGACTTGGTGACTTACTTGTTGAATCAAATGTTATTCAACCGGAGCAATTAGAAGAAGCACTCAAAAATAAAAGTCGGGAAGAGAAACTCGGTGATTATTTAATTGAACAGCAACTAATCACAGAACAACAATTAATTGAAGTATTGGAGTTTCAACTCGGCATTCCACACGTCAATTTAAACCAATATTCGATTGACACTGAACTGATTCAGTTAGTGCCAAAAGAATTGGCGAAAAGAGCGAATCTCATGCCGATTCGCCGGGACCGAAATCGATTGTTAATTGCGATGGCAGACCCGATGGATTATTTTGCGATTGAAGAACTACGAATGGCGACGGGCTGTCAAATTGAAACGAGTATTGCGGCTAAAGACGATATTTTCCGTACAATTACGAAGTATTATGATTTACAAGAATCGATGGAAGAAGCGCTTGACGATTTATTGCCGACCAACTTGGATGATGAGAACCAAATTACTGATGAAGATTCACCGATTGTCAGGTTAGTGAACCAAATTATTGCAAATGCCGTCGCGGAGCGCGCAAGTGATATTCACTTTGATCCGCAAGAAACGGAATTAAAAGTGCGTTATCGTGTCGACGGTGTGTTGAGGGATGAGCGTTCTCTTCCGAAGAATATGCAAAATATTATCACCGCACGTGTGAAAATAATGGGGAATTTAAATATAACTGAGAATAGAATTCCACAAGATGGACGTATTAACTCTGTCGTTAATTTTAAACCGATAGATATTCGTCTTTCTACTTTACCAACGATTTATGGCGAGAAGATTGTGATGCGTGTTCTTGATTTGAGTACGGCTTTGAATGATATTCAAATGCTTGGATTTACAGCAGAGAATCTAAAGAAGTTTCAAACAATGTTAAAGAAACCAAACGGGATTGTGTTAATTACCGGTCCCACAGGTTCAGGTAAGTCATCTACGTTATATGCTGCACTCAATCATTTAAATAACGAAACGATTAATATTATTACGGTTGAAGACCCGGTAGAATATCAGCTTCCGGGTGTGAACCAAATTCAAGTACGGGAAGAAATTGGCATGACATTTGCGACGGGGCTCCGGTCCATTTTAAGGCAAGACCCCGATGTCATTATGATTGGGGAAATCCGCGATGCTGAAACAGCAGAAATTGCGATTCGTTCGTCCTTAACTGGACATCTCGTGCTAAGTACACTGCATACAAACAGTGCCATCGAATCGATTTCTCGTTTGACCGATATGGGAGTAGAACCCTTCCTGCTATCTCCGTCCCTCGTAGGCGCAATCGCACAACGGCTTGTACGGCGAGTTTGTAGGGATTGCAGTGAAAAAAGAGTCCCGACAGATTATGAAAGACAAGTGTTTGCACAATTTGGTCGAACGATTGCCGAAGTGACACGCGGTAGAGGGTGTCCTTCCTGTAACCAAACTGGTTATCGGGGGCGTATTGCCATTCATGAAATACTGGTCATTGACGATTCGATAAAAGAGCATATTTTATTAAAAAGTGGTCCAATGGAAATTCGAAAAGAAGCTCGTGAAAAAGGCTTTCAGACATTAGTAGAAGACGGATTATTAAAAGTAGAAGCAGGACTTACGACGATAGAGGAAGTGTTACGTGTCGCAACGTCTGAATAG
- a CDS encoding prepilin-type N-terminal cleavage/methylation domain-containing protein → MINRMRKQLKNEKGLTLVELLAVIVILGIIAAIAIPAIGNIITNSKYNAVKADAINVINAAQMYYLDNPEGEEAANPSGSEAGENTKEKITVEALVKAKYLETPGAIPGKATVGINTPQAITTTAIPFAKGKSVSFTNATITIINGDSKKGSQIDSTHTIGETTEPGNG, encoded by the coding sequence ATGATTAATAGAATGAGAAAGCAACTTAAAAACGAAAAAGGTTTAACACTTGTTGAGTTACTTGCGGTTATTGTGATTTTAGGAATTATTGCGGCGATTGCAATTCCGGCTATTGGGAATATCATTACAAATAGTAAGTATAATGCGGTAAAAGCGGATGCGATTAATGTAATCAATGCTGCTCAAATGTATTACTTGGATAATCCAGAAGGGGAAGAAGCAGCAAATCCATCGGGTTCCGAGGCTGGTGAGAATACAAAAGAGAAAATTACTGTAGAAGCGTTAGTCAAGGCGAAATACTTAGAAACCCCTGGTGCAATTCCTGGAAAGGCAACAGTAGGCATTAATACGCCACAAGCTATAACAACTACTGCAATTCCATTTGCAAAAGGCAAGTCTGTCTCATTTACAAATGCAACAATTACTATAATTAATGGTGATTCTAAAAAGGGAAGTCAAATAGATAGCACTCATACAATTGGGGAAACAACCGAGCCAGGTAACGGATAA
- a CDS encoding prepilin peptidase, producing METLYMVLFFIYGIVFGSFFNVVGLRVPKKESIVLPSSQCTVCHRTLRAIDLIPIFSYLFLRGKCRGCQTKISPVYPLMEFITGILFALAYGMLGFSLELIVALLFISLLVIITVSDIAYMLIPNKILFPFAIVLVILRIIVPLSPWWSSIVGAIVGFGVLFVIALLSKGGMGGGDVKLFFVIGLVLGPIQTLLTLFLASLIGTFVGLIILKKTRKGRKTPIPFGPSIAVAALIVYFWGALIVDWYGKLFV from the coding sequence ATGGAGACACTCTATATGGTACTGTTTTTTATTTACGGCATCGTCTTCGGCTCTTTTTTTAATGTTGTAGGGCTGCGCGTTCCAAAAAAAGAATCGATTGTTTTGCCGTCTTCACAGTGCACTGTCTGTCATCGAACATTACGGGCAATCGATTTAATCCCTATCTTTTCTTATTTGTTTTTGCGTGGAAAGTGCCGAGGATGCCAAACGAAAATTAGCCCGGTTTATCCCTTAATGGAGTTTATAACAGGTATTCTTTTTGCGCTTGCATATGGGATGCTTGGGTTTAGTTTGGAACTAATTGTAGCACTGCTTTTCATTTCTTTATTAGTGATCATCACTGTATCGGATATTGCTTATATGCTAATTCCGAATAAAATCTTGTTTCCATTTGCAATCGTCCTCGTTATTTTGCGCATCATCGTCCCTTTATCGCCTTGGTGGAGCAGTATTGTTGGAGCGATTGTTGGATTCGGTGTACTTTTTGTGATTGCGTTATTGTCCAAAGGCGGGATGGGCGGCGGTGATGTGAAATTGTTTTTTGTAATAGGACTTGTACTTGGTCCGATTCAGACACTTTTAACGTTGTTTCTCGCTTCGCTAATTGGAACATTTGTCGGTTTGATTATTTTGAAGAAAACTAGGAAAGGTCGAAAAACGCCGATTCCATTTGGCCCGTCGATTGCGGTCGCAGCATTAATCGTTTATTTCTGGGGCGCACTGATTGTCGATTGGTATGGGAAGCTGTTTGTATAA
- a CDS encoding type II secretion system F family protein gives MPVYKYSGRTSSGEMKKGTISAPSEKEAITKLRNQGINPREIEESNSILHKELSFTKKVKNEDFVIYCRQFETLIRAGVSVVEATHILANQTSSKSLKNALFTIEEEVRAGTSFSDAAGKNEAVFPTLFVNMMRVAEATGNLDSTLERLSSHYEKQFKLKKSIQSALMYPIVLLAAIIVVSIGLLLTVVPSFAEMFEDFGAELPFITLFVLEISDFLQTFWWVFLLIVVVIPVIFSYLYKNNAQFHYQTHYFLLKMPVLGPLLQKSAIAQMTRTLSSLFSSSVPILQALKIVERVVNNPIIGKVILEAHDSLEKGSSLSAPLAKSWLFPPLVTQMTSIGEQTGSLDYMLEKVADFYEDDVDRSVDTIKSLIEPIMIILLAGIVGTIVLSIMVPMFSLFEQI, from the coding sequence ATGCCAGTTTATAAATATAGTGGAAGAACATCTTCTGGGGAAATGAAGAAAGGAACGATTTCCGCTCCGTCTGAAAAAGAAGCGATTACGAAATTACGGAACCAAGGCATTAATCCGCGTGAAATTGAAGAATCGAACAGCATTCTTCATAAAGAATTGTCCTTTACGAAAAAAGTGAAAAATGAAGACTTTGTCATTTATTGCCGACAGTTTGAAACGCTTATTCGTGCAGGCGTTTCGGTCGTGGAAGCGACCCATATTTTAGCGAACCAAACATCAAGTAAATCTTTAAAAAATGCATTATTTACTATTGAAGAAGAAGTACGTGCCGGCACGTCTTTTTCTGATGCTGCGGGGAAAAATGAGGCCGTCTTTCCAACACTCTTCGTCAATATGATGCGCGTGGCAGAAGCGACAGGAAATCTTGACTCTACGTTAGAGCGGCTTTCAAGTCATTATGAAAAACAATTTAAATTAAAAAAGAGTATTCAATCGGCATTGATGTATCCGATAGTTTTACTCGCCGCGATTATCGTTGTTTCTATCGGATTGCTGTTGACAGTCGTGCCAAGTTTTGCAGAAATGTTCGAGGACTTCGGGGCGGAACTGCCGTTTATTACATTGTTTGTATTGGAAATCAGTGACTTTTTACAGACGTTTTGGTGGGTTTTTCTGCTCATCGTGGTCGTCATTCCCGTCATTTTTTCTTACTTATATAAAAATAATGCACAATTTCACTATCAAACGCATTACTTTTTATTGAAAATGCCGGTGCTAGGGCCGTTGCTTCAAAAATCAGCCATTGCGCAAATGACGCGTACATTGTCTTCGTTATTTAGCAGTTCAGTGCCTATTTTACAAGCATTAAAAATTGTCGAACGCGTCGTAAACAATCCGATTATCGGGAAAGTCATATTGGAGGCGCATGACAGTCTTGAAAAAGGAAGCTCATTATCCGCGCCATTAGCGAAAAGCTGGCTTTTTCCGCCGCTCGTCACCCAAATGACATCCATCGGGGAGCAGACGGGGTCACTGGACTACATGTTAGAAAAAGTAGCTGACTTTTACGAAGACGATGTCGATCGTTCGGTTGATACGATAAAGTCGTTAATTGAGCCGATTATGATTATTTTACTCGCCGGTATCGTTGGGACAATTGTTTTATCGATTATGGTTCCGATGTTTAGTTTGTTTGAGCAGATTTAA